The nucleotide sequence GTTGAAATACTCAGGGAACCGGGAGGTACTGAAATTTCTGAAAAAGTAAGAAAAATCCTTCTTGATAATAAAAATGACAAAATGTTTGCAGAAGCTGAACTTTTTTTATTTTCGGCAAGTCGTGCACAGTTAGTACGGGAAAAAATTAGACCTTACCTTCAAAAAGGCATTTATGTAATTTCGGACAGGTTTCATGATAGTTCAACTGCTTACCAGGGATTTGGCAGAGGAATTCCATTAGAAACAGTAATGAAAATTCATGAATTGGCGATTGGCGATACAATTCCGGATTTAACTTTATTCATTGATATACCTGTTGGTATTGCAAATGAACGAAAGAAAAAGAAAAGTAAAGTAAAACTTGACCGAATAGAAGTTGCTGATATTGAATTTTATAATCGTGTCAGAAGTGGTTACCTGGAAATCGCACGGAGTGAAGAAAGATTTAAAATTATTGATGGAACTCAGACAATTGAAACCATACAAAATCAGATTATTTCAGAATTAGAATTAATAGACCGGAGGTGAATTAAGTCTTGAAGAAAAAGTTTTTATTAATTG is from Ignavibacteriota bacterium and encodes:
- the tmk gene encoding dTMP kinase; this encodes MFISFEGIDFSGKSTQIELLKDYLIDNNKKVEILREPGGTEISEKVRKILLDNKNDKMFAEAELFLFSASRAQLVREKIRPYLQKGIYVISDRFHDSSTAYQGFGRGIPLETVMKIHELAIGDTIPDLTLFIDIPVGIANERKKKKSKVKLDRIEVADIEFYNRVRSGYLEIARSEERFKIIDGTQTIETIQNQIISELELIDRR